The region CGCCGGGCCGACGCTCGGTACTACAAAAAAGGGAATCAGGCAGCTTAGCCTGATTCCCTTTTTTACTAAATGTCTTTGTTAAAGAACAACAACCGAGTTCTCCTCGTATGAAACACCGCTTGGAACGTATTTGTCGGCGGCAGTATCATTTGTCCATGTTGTACCATCCAAAATGTAACGGAATTGATATTCGCCACCAACGGGCAGTTCTACCGTCGTTTTGTAAGAACCATCTTTCTGCTTTTTCAGGGCCTGGGCATCCCAGCCGTTGAATTCACCGGCCAGAGCGACCGTTTTCGCACCGTTGACGGCTTCGGCCGACAACTCAAATGTAACTTTCGCAAGGGGCTTGCTTTTGAGGAATTGTTTGGCAACTGCCATAGAGGTTCACTGTTTGGTTTTCGGTGCAAAGTTATAATACAAAATAAGTAATATCATAGTTATCAGTAGGTTAGTATATGATATTCTTATATAGATTATAATTTATATATTTAGTTTTATACTTGGCTATCTAAAAAACGTACAAATTTGATAGACATGATTGATTTATGTGCAAATAGGTAATAGGTGACTACCGCCTGTTAAATACATACTCACCTGTGCCAAATGGATTAAGAATTAACTGGCTATTAGTCAGAGAGACCACTTTCACCAATCGCCCGCTCAACGACGACATACAAACGGCCCGAATGCGTAAGCTATCTCCTTCGACTGTGAAACTGCCACCACCACATCCCAGAAAACTGTACTCAATCGGCTTGGTATTTTGATAGGATTCATCGAATTGACCGGTTTGATCGAAGCGTATAAACACACCTTTATCGGAGGGAACCGTAACCGGTACACAGGTCGAGCTACCCGTTGGTTTACAGTAGTTGGTTAACCGCCATGTTCCTTCGAGCCCACTTGCAATTGGATCTGTTTCGGATTTCGAACAGGATAAAGCCGCAACGAACGTAAAAAGAAGTAGAACCTGTTTCATAAGGGGTGAGCTGCTATTTCATACACCAGACCCCGGCTGAATAACATTCGTTGGAATAGGCCTCTAATTCTGGACGTAGCCTGGACGGTCACGTCCGGGTAATTCATAAGCCTGTTTCTCCCGGACGTGGCCGTCCAGGCTACGGGCTAGTGTTAAGGCAGTGTCTGCTGTGCCGGATAGGTTCGGTATTCACGCCACCAGTGCCAGGCTCCCTGAAAGGCGATCAGGCAGAAAACAGCGTACTCAACACCCACCAGTTTTACGCCCTTCGTAAAATACATGTAGGTGCTGATGATGTCGACAAGCAGCCACACCCACCAGCATTCCAGCTTTTTGTGAATCATCATAAATGTGCCGATGATACTCATGACTGTAGTGAACGAATCCAGATAGGGGAACGCGCTCGGCTGGCTGAACAGCACTGGAAACCAGATGTGAAGATTCTGCGCGAAGGTGCCTAATATACCCGTTGCTACAAGCCCACCGAGAAGCACCAGAATAAGTGGTTTGCCAAGTAATCGGGTAATGCGGAGTTCATTTCGGCTGTCGGCTTCCTGGGCTTTGGGGTGCGTCCAGCGCCACCAGCCCTGCAGGTTCGTAATGAAGAAGAACACCTGTAAAAACATGTCGGGGTAAAGCTGAATCTGATAAAACAGAAAGAAGAACAACAGCACACTGGCCGCGCCAATGGGCCAGCTCCATACGTTGGCTTTAGCCGCGAGCCAGGTGGCCACCGCTCCCGACAAGGCCCCGGAAAATTCGAGGTAACTCATGGGGTAGTCCCATAGCGTAAAGAAGATGGTATGGATGTCGAAAAAATCGGCCATGGGTAAAAATAAACGGTGGGGGTTCTTTACTTTAACCGCACGAAAGTACGGATTAACCCTTTACCTAAATCGTTACCTATGCAACGTATTGCCATGCTTGGGGGCGGCTTTATTGGCCGTTTCTATGCCGAATCCATCCACGGCCAACGAAGCCGCGATAAAGTGGTGGCCATTTACGCCCGTCGGGAAGAGACCGCCCAGAAATTCAAGACCGACTACGGCTGCGATTTCGCTTCGACCAATATGGAGGAAGTGATTGCCCACCCCGACGTCGACATGGTTTGTATCGCCTTACCGAACAACATTCACGAAACGGCTGTCAACCTCTGTGCTAAACACAAAAAATCGGTGGTGTGTACCAAGCCGCTTGGCCGCAATGCTGACGAAGCCCTTCGGATGATGCAAACGGTTGAAGAGGCAGGAATCTTTGCCGGGTATCTGGAAGACTTATGCTACACGCCCAAGTTTTTGAAATCGCTGGAAAGCGTTAAAAGTGGCGCCCTCGGCCGTATTCTCTGGGCGAAATCCCGCGAAACGCACCCCGGCCCGCACTCCGACTGGTTCTGGGATAAAGAGCAGGCCGGGGGCGGCTGTATGCTCGATCTGGGTTGCCATTGTGTGGAGATTTCCCGGAATTTTATCGGAAAAGACGTAAGGCCGGTGGAGGTCATGTGCTGGGCCGCTACGCAGGTAAAGCCCATCGACGCCGAAGACCACGCCATCGCGCTGGTGAAATACGAAAACGGCGCCATTGGTCAGTTTGAAGTGAGCTGGACGTTCCGGGGCGGCATGGACCTCCGCGATGAAGTGATGGGCACCGAAGGCACCATCTGGATCAATAACTTCCTGCGGACGGGCTTCGAGATGTTTACCACCGGCAAAGGTGCCGATTATGTAGCCGAAAAAGCCGAATCCAACACGGGTTGGCTATTCCCGGTTGGCGATGAAGTGAACGATCTGGGGTACAATCACATGTTTACCGACATGTTCAGCGCGCAGGAGGAAGGCCGCGATCCCGCCGAAACGTTCTACGACGGCTATGTAGTCAACGCTGTGCTGGACGCTGCCTACCGCTCAGCCGAAACAAAGCAATGGGAGAAGGTGAATCTGCCCGTCTGGCGCGGACAAGAGGGGCTCAAGCCCGAATCTACGTTGGTTGAATACGACGCTGATCATTACCTCATCAAGCAGGAAATGACGCATGATGGGCGCAATAAGCTGATCCTGAAAGAGAAAGCCAGTGGTAAGATTATTGAGCGGGATATTATGTAAATCTTATAATAGGCGTGAGTCCATGACTCACGCTTTTTTGTCACTTAAACAAATACCCCAAATCAAGCTCCATACCAGTAATGGGGTCTTTCATAATACCGCTTACCGATGTCTGAATAGACCCGTCAGGAAGTAGTGTTTGAATAATCCGGGTTGTTGGTATAATGAGCCAAACTGACTGTACACCTGCCGGGAAGTACTGTTTGTAGGCTTTATCGGTCAGGTCAGTAAATGCCTGTTTTGGAGAAAGAATCTCGACGGCTACAATAGGAGGCTGATTATAATAAATGACATCGTTAAGCCAGTCAACCGATAAGTTCTGGTAAATAGCTACATCTGGTTTACACTTACCTGTAGATAGTTCCAGTTCCAACTCCGGTAGAATATCGTAGGAATCATCGTAGCGGTCAAGGGCAACGCTCAGGCGATGGATTAACTTTGAATGGTTGATAGACGTAATATCCTCTGAGTGATACTCTTCGAAGAAATCTACCTGATTCGTCTCCATACAAATTGAGTTTTTATCAAATATAAGCAAAAAGGCTAATTTTGACAGGAATCGGTAGCCTGTAACATAGAGACGCTTACCCGAGATAGTAGTAACGAATACTTGGGGTTTAAGGCAAGTTCGCTTCTTACAATACAACTAATTAACCTGCATATTTATACGTTTTATGTGGCTGGAATCTAAAAAAATTGTGGTGGTGGGTGGCACCACCGGTATGGGCCTATCGGCGGCACTGGCGTTTGTTAGGGAAGGGGCGCAGGTCGTGGTTGTTGGGCGAAATCCGGAGAGCTGTACCGCGGCTGAGAAGCAACTGGATGGCAATGGACTGGCTATGTCCGGCGATGCCTCCGATCCCCAAACTGCCGCTAAAGCCATTTCTCTCTGCCAGCAAATTTTCGGGGGTTTCGATGGCTTGTATCATGTGGCTGGTGGCAGCGGTCGGCGGTTTGGCGATGGCCCCCTGCATGATATTACGCTGGACGGCTGGAATTATACAGTAAACCTCAACCTGACGTCGATGATGCTGTCGAATCAGGCGGCTGTCCGGGCGTTCCGGGCGCAGGGTGGGGGTGGCGTTATCCTGAACATGGGTTCGGTGCTGGGCGAACGGCCCTCGCCCACTTATTTTGCTACTCATGCCTATGCCGCCGTGAAATCGGCCGTAATTGGCTTTACCAAATCGGTAGCGGCTTATTACGCGAATGATAATATTCGCATCAATGTGCTGGCGCCGGCCTTGGTCGAAACACCGATGGCTCAGCGGGCCACAAAAGACGAAACGATCATGGCCTTTACTAAAACCAAGCAGCCACTCGATGGCGGACGCATTGGTCAGCCGGACGACCTCGACGGTGCCGCCGTGTATTTCATGTCGGACTATTCTGCTTTTACCACGGGTCAGGTCTTGACGGTAGACGGTGGGTGGAGTGTAAGCGAAGGGCAGATTTAATCCGCGTTCCATCAAAAATTATGATTGAAACGCCCCGTCTGACGCTCGTTCCGCTGACGCTCGACCAACTTCGTACGCACCTGGCCAATAAGTACGAGCTGGAGCAGGTTTTTGGCTTGAAAAAGGGCTATCGGGAGGTTGTTGAACCGGTTCGGAGCATCGTCGTTTATTTCACGATACCGCGCTTGCAGGACCCCTCCCTCGATCCGCTTTTTCATACGCTTTGGCTGGCTATAGATCGCGAAAAACAACAGTTTGTGGCCGAAGCCAAATTCAAAGGGGAGCCCGACGAGACCGGAACCGTCGAAATTGGCTATGGCACTTATCCAGGAATGCACCGAAAAGGGTACATGACCGAAATGGTGGGTGGCATGGTAAACTGGGCGTTGCAGCAACCCGGTGTCATACGGGTAGTAGCCGATACAACCGCCGATAACGTAGCCTCGCAGAAAGTGCTTGAAAAGAGTGGCTTTCGCCTGTTCGACCAGATTGAAGACATGCTTTGGTGGGAGATTAGTAAATAAACCGTTTCTAACGCTTTTTTGAGCCAACAAACCCCCTACCATTTTGCAGCCCGTACCCATCAAAACCACAGTTGTCGGCTCGATGCCTTTTCCCGGCTGGCTCGAATTTTCCAGCCAGAACCTGTCACAATTCGGCCCCGCCGACATCAACGAAATGATAGAAGATGCGGTCGTTGCATCGGTTCATGATCAGGTTTCGGCCGGACTGGACGTCATCACCGATGGTGAGCAAACCCGCTTCGACTTCAATCTGTCGTTTTACGGTTATATCAACGGGATTCAGAACAACGATACGGAACTGCGTCGCTACGGGCCACCGGCTCATGATCAGCGCGGAAAGCACAACATCATTGAGCTGCTTACCGCGCCCAAAGGGCTGGGGGTGGTCGAAGAGTACCTGCGCCTGAAACGACTGGCACCTGAAGGACAGGGCCTGAAAGTGTCCATCCCAGGACCGTATACGCTAAGCGGCCGACTGTTGCCTGGTAGTCTCTACAAAGATCGCTGGGAGGTAACGGAAGCGCTGTTGCCGCTGGTCAATAAAGAAATTGCTGATTTGGTAGCCCTGGGCGTACCGGAAATCTGCGTAGATGAGCCGTCAATGTCGTGCTATGCGTACCGCGAAGACACCAAACGCTTCGTGGATATTTTCAACCGGACGGTGGCACCGGGTGTGGGCAAAACGCGCCTGTCGATGCACCTCTGCTTTGGCAATTATAAAGGTCGGTCGGTGGGTAAAAAGAGCATTGCGCCCATGCTCCCCGACTTTCTGGACATGACCGTCGATGAACTGCATTCCGAAATGACCATCCTGAATTTCTCGGAAGTGAACCTGCTGGCCCGTTTCGCCGAGAAGTTCGACGTGGCCGTGGGTGTCATCGACGTAAAAAGCTATTACATCGAAACGCCTGAAGATGTAGCCGAGCGCATCCGTAAATGCCTGCCCTACGTCCCCGCCGAAAAGCTGGCCGTGGCACCCGATTGTGGCCTGAGTCAAACCGCCCGCTGGGCCGCCAAGCAGAAGTTGGCGAACATGGTGGCCGGAGCGAAGATTGTGCGGGGGGAACTGTAATACCGACCGTCCCGGTCGGGTGAATTACAGGACACAACAACCTCACCCGACCGGGACGGTCGGTATTACAGTTCCAATCCGTCGGCCAGCTCACACCTTTCCTTTTCCAGTTTGCCAATATTCTCGTTCAGCAACATACGCGTTTTAGCGTTGTCGAAGTGTTCGCTGTAGGAGGCCCGGAGTTCTTTACGTTTTATGGCTTCCAGAAAGCGCCGGATGTCGTCGACTGTTTCGAGCAGGAGGGGCGGCACTTCGGTAGGGCGTTCGTGCTCGTCTTTGGCGACCATCGTGAAGTACGACGTGTTCGTATGCTTCACCGTGCCCGACTTTACATTCTCGGCAATCACTTTAATGCCCACCACCAGCGATGTTCGTCCAACATAATTGACCGATGCCAGTAACGAAACCAGTTCTCCCACCTCGACCGGTTGTCGGAAATTGACCCCATCTACGGATACCGTAACGCAATATTGCCCCGCGTGTTTGGCAGCACAGGCATAGGCTACTTTGTCCATGAGCGACAGCAGAATACCACCGTGAACACGACCGCCGAAATTGGCGTAAGAGGGAATCATTAATTCAGTGAGGGTAGTTTGGGAGTGGCTGACGGGCTTGGCATTCATGACCGGGATTTTAGCAAGATTGAAAGGATTAAACAAGATTATCGCAGAAGAGTAAGAGTACAAGGTGCTCTTATCCTGACGAAGGTGTAGTGCACCTCCTGTACTTTAGAAGAATTTTCCTGATTATACAGTGTAAAGGCTGTAAATATGCTCTAATTCTGAAAGTTATAAAAATGAATAAGCCAGCCTTGTGTAGGCTGGCTTATCTATAAAGCAGAATAATCTTGAGCTAGCAGAAATACACTCTTTCTAAAAAAAGTAGCGTGTAATCTTTATGCGTTAATCTTGTCTAATCCTTTTAATCTCATTAGAATCCCGGTTTTAGACGGCAAAGCTCTCTCCGCAACCACATGTCCGGGTGGCGTTGGGGTTCTTGAACTGGAATCCTTTACCGTTCAGACCGTCGGAGAAATCGAGTTCGGTACCGGCCAGATAGAGCAGACTTTTGCGGTCTACCAAAATCTTGATGCCTTTATCTTCAACAAGATGGTCGGTGGGTTGCTGGGTCGCATCAAATTGAAGGTCGTACATTAACCCTGAACAACCGCCACCTTCTACCGCTACCCGGATGGCCGTATCTTCAGCAAGACCGTCTTTCTGACGGAGTTCAACAATCTTATTT is a window of Spirosoma linguale DSM 74 DNA encoding:
- a CDS encoding isoamylase N-terminal domain-containing protein (KEGG: sde:Sde_1681 isoamylase N-terminal domain- containing protein) — translated: MAVAKQFLKSKPLAKVTFELSAEAVNGAKTVALAGEFNGWDAQALKKQKDGSYKTTVELPVGGEYQFRYILDGTTWTNDTAADKYVPSGVSYEENSVVVL
- a CDS encoding nicotinamide mononucleotide transporter PnuC (TIGRFAM: nicotinamide mononucleotide transporter PnuC~PFAM: Nicotinamide mononucleotide transporter PnuC~KEGG: pen:PSEEN2937 nicotinamide mononucleotide transporter PnuC) — protein: MADFFDIHTIFFTLWDYPMSYLEFSGALSGAVATWLAAKANVWSWPIGAASVLLFFFLFYQIQLYPDMFLQVFFFITNLQGWWRWTHPKAQEADSRNELRITRLLGKPLILVLLGGLVATGILGTFAQNLHIWFPVLFSQPSAFPYLDSFTTVMSIIGTFMMIHKKLECWWVWLLVDIISTYMYFTKGVKLVGVEYAVFCLIAFQGAWHWWREYRTYPAQQTLP
- a CDS encoding oxidoreductase domain protein (PFAM: oxidoreductase domain protein; Oxidoreductase domain~KEGG: mes:Meso_0261 oxidoreductase-like); amino-acid sequence: MQRIAMLGGGFIGRFYAESIHGQRSRDKVVAIYARREETAQKFKTDYGCDFASTNMEEVIAHPDVDMVCIALPNNIHETAVNLCAKHKKSVVCTKPLGRNADEALRMMQTVEEAGIFAGYLEDLCYTPKFLKSLESVKSGALGRILWAKSRETHPGPHSDWFWDKEQAGGGCMLDLGCHCVEISRNFIGKDVRPVEVMCWAATQVKPIDAEDHAIALVKYENGAIGQFEVSWTFRGGMDLRDEVMGTEGTIWINNFLRTGFEMFTTGKGADYVAEKAESNTGWLFPVGDEVNDLGYNHMFTDMFSAQEEGRDPAETFYDGYVVNAVLDAAYRSAETKQWEKVNLPVWRGQEGLKPESTLVEYDADHYLIKQEMTHDGRNKLILKEKASGKIIERDIM
- a CDS encoding hypothetical protein (KEGG: mxa:MXAN_0519 hypothetical protein); its protein translation is METNQVDFFEEYHSEDITSINHSKLIHRLSVALDRYDDSYDILPELELELSTGKCKPDVAIYQNLSVDWLNDVIYYNQPPIVAVEILSPKQAFTDLTDKAYKQYFPAGVQSVWLIIPTTRIIQTLLPDGSIQTSVSGIMKDPITGMELDLGYLFK
- a CDS encoding short-chain dehydrogenase/reductase SDR (PFAM: short-chain dehydrogenase/reductase SDR~KEGG: mex:Mext_1352 short-chain dehydrogenase/reductase SDR), which translates into the protein MWLESKKIVVVGGTTGMGLSAALAFVREGAQVVVVGRNPESCTAAEKQLDGNGLAMSGDASDPQTAAKAISLCQQIFGGFDGLYHVAGGSGRRFGDGPLHDITLDGWNYTVNLNLTSMMLSNQAAVRAFRAQGGGGVILNMGSVLGERPSPTYFATHAYAAVKSAVIGFTKSVAAYYANDNIRINVLAPALVETPMAQRATKDETIMAFTKTKQPLDGGRIGQPDDLDGAAVYFMSDYSAFTTGQVLTVDGGWSVSEGQI
- a CDS encoding GCN5-related N-acetyltransferase (PFAM: GCN5-related N-acetyltransferase~KEGG: scl:sce5912 hypothetical protein), whose amino-acid sequence is MIETPRLTLVPLTLDQLRTHLANKYELEQVFGLKKGYREVVEPVRSIVVYFTIPRLQDPSLDPLFHTLWLAIDREKQQFVAEAKFKGEPDETGTVEIGYGTYPGMHRKGYMTEMVGGMVNWALQQPGVIRVVADTTADNVASQKVLEKSGFRLFDQIEDMLWWEISK
- a CDS encoding Methionine synthase vitamin-B12 independent (PFAM: Methionine synthase vitamin-B12 independent; Cobalamin-independent synthase MetE domain protein~KEGG: xop:PXO_03755 5- methyltetrahydropteroyltriglutamate--homocysteine methyltransferase); its protein translation is MQPVPIKTTVVGSMPFPGWLEFSSQNLSQFGPADINEMIEDAVVASVHDQVSAGLDVITDGEQTRFDFNLSFYGYINGIQNNDTELRRYGPPAHDQRGKHNIIELLTAPKGLGVVEEYLRLKRLAPEGQGLKVSIPGPYTLSGRLLPGSLYKDRWEVTEALLPLVNKEIADLVALGVPEICVDEPSMSCYAYREDTKRFVDIFNRTVAPGVGKTRLSMHLCFGNYKGRSVGKKSIAPMLPDFLDMTVDELHSEMTILNFSEVNLLARFAEKFDVAVGVIDVKSYYIETPEDVAERIRKCLPYVPAEKLAVAPDCGLSQTARWAAKQKLANMVAGAKIVRGEL
- a CDS encoding thioesterase superfamily protein (PFAM: thioesterase superfamily protein~KEGG: sde:Sde_2480 acyl-CoA hydrolase-like), translating into MNAKPVSHSQTTLTELMIPSYANFGGRVHGGILLSLMDKVAYACAAKHAGQYCVTVSVDGVNFRQPVEVGELVSLLASVNYVGRTSLVVGIKVIAENVKSGTVKHTNTSYFTMVAKDEHERPTEVPPLLLETVDDIRRFLEAIKRKELRASYSEHFDNAKTRMLLNENIGKLEKERCELADGLEL
- a CDS encoding iron-sulfur cluster assembly accessory protein (TIGRFAM: iron-sulfur cluster assembly accessory protein~PFAM: HesB/YadR/YfhF-family protein~KEGG: bba:Bd1193 scaffold protein for iron-sulfur cluster assembly) translates to MVTVSDIAKNKIVELRQKDGLAEDTAIRVAVEGGGCSGLMYDLQFDATQQPTDHLVEDKGIKILVDRKSLLYLAGTELDFSDGLNGKGFQFKNPNATRTCGCGESFAV